A stretch of Corallococcus exiguus DNA encodes these proteins:
- a CDS encoding caspase family protein, protein MRRLFPLLLVLLCACAGPSATAGDKGGLVPLRLDAADLSRAYTPRRLALLVGVSSFDDPQWRALRFSSKDASDLAAALKDPTRGHFDQVRVLTRPEETTRDAILAALRQLRREATRPDDVVMVYLSAHGTLARDGRGELTRYLVTRDASYRAIPQTALSMDALKAEFEQLPSRRRLLVLATCHSGSGKSLLPRELEVELAGIKSGFYARPLEESSRASMVFAASDWGETAREDEGLRNDIYTYFLIEGLGGAADRNADGAVTATEAHDYSRRRTFAFTEGRQRPSAEIMEVGADPVILAGRIDRTGQPELFSYNPRLDGFLLKVDGEPRLELPGGAAVGPGRRTVELTKGDAVLVRREVDVARGERLPLERLLSDAIPRRALSLVGGMMSFADGRSRRELLPAAPQVGVVLRLEDLPLQNLGLMVDMGLGRGREKLQVAPGSEVPFGYTTLTLGAAVPYLWRWERLTLFAGPRVAALYLGRSFDVEAYSGGQRYFTVSPGVVGGLAWRLGERLELTAQGHGMLTYVVVDGQGQAVGFIGGNAGVGYRF, encoded by the coding sequence GTGAGGCGCCTGTTCCCCCTGTTGCTCGTCCTCCTCTGCGCCTGCGCGGGCCCATCCGCCACGGCCGGAGACAAGGGCGGGCTCGTGCCGCTGCGGCTCGACGCCGCGGACCTGTCGCGCGCGTACACACCCCGGCGGCTCGCGCTGCTCGTGGGCGTGTCGTCCTTCGATGATCCGCAGTGGCGCGCCCTGCGATTCTCCTCCAAGGACGCCAGCGACCTGGCTGCGGCGCTGAAGGACCCCACGCGAGGCCACTTCGATCAGGTGCGCGTCCTCACGCGTCCGGAGGAGACGACCCGCGACGCCATCCTCGCGGCACTGCGCCAGCTGCGGCGTGAAGCCACCCGGCCCGACGACGTGGTGATGGTGTACCTGTCCGCGCACGGCACGCTCGCGCGCGACGGTCGTGGAGAGCTCACGCGGTACCTCGTCACACGAGACGCGTCCTACCGAGCCATCCCGCAGACGGCGCTCTCCATGGACGCGCTGAAGGCGGAGTTCGAACAGCTGCCCAGCCGGCGGCGGCTGTTGGTGCTGGCCACCTGCCACAGCGGCAGCGGCAAGTCGCTGCTGCCCCGCGAGTTGGAGGTGGAGCTCGCGGGCATCAAGTCCGGCTTCTACGCGCGCCCCCTGGAGGAGTCGTCCCGGGCCTCCATGGTGTTCGCCGCCAGCGACTGGGGCGAGACAGCGCGCGAGGACGAAGGCCTGCGCAACGACATCTACACGTACTTCCTCATCGAGGGCCTGGGCGGAGCAGCGGACCGCAACGCGGACGGCGCCGTCACCGCCACGGAGGCACACGACTATTCGCGCCGCCGCACCTTCGCCTTCACGGAAGGCCGCCAGCGGCCGTCCGCCGAAATCATGGAGGTGGGCGCGGATCCGGTCATCCTCGCCGGCCGCATCGACCGCACGGGCCAGCCGGAGCTCTTCTCCTACAACCCACGCCTGGACGGCTTCCTGCTCAAGGTGGACGGCGAGCCGCGCCTGGAACTGCCAGGAGGGGCCGCGGTGGGCCCGGGCCGGCGCACGGTGGAGCTCACCAAGGGAGACGCCGTGCTCGTGCGGCGCGAAGTGGACGTGGCCCGAGGCGAGCGCCTGCCGCTGGAGCGACTGCTGTCGGACGCCATCCCGCGCCGCGCGTTGTCGCTCGTGGGCGGGATGATGTCCTTCGCGGACGGCAGGAGCCGGCGCGAGCTGTTGCCCGCCGCGCCCCAGGTGGGCGTGGTGCTGCGGCTGGAGGACCTGCCGCTCCAGAATCTGGGCCTGATGGTGGACATGGGTCTGGGACGCGGGCGCGAGAAGCTCCAGGTGGCGCCCGGCAGCGAGGTGCCCTTCGGCTACACCACGCTCACGCTGGGCGCGGCGGTGCCGTACCTGTGGCGATGGGAGCGATTGACGCTGTTCGCGGGTCCACGTGTGGCCGCGCTGTACCTGGGCAGGTCTTTCGACGTGGAGGCCTATTCGGGAGGCCAGCGCTACTTCACCGTCAGCCCCGGTGTGGTGGGCGGACTGGCGTGGCGCCTGGGGGAGCGATTGGAGCTCACCGCCCAGGGCCACGGGATGCTGACGTACGTGGTGGTGGACGGACAGGGACAGGCCGTGGGCTTCATCGGCGGAAACGCCGGCGTGGGATACCGCTTCTGA
- a CDS encoding RNA polymerase sigma factor — MGETDDVTDAVRRATRGESSAFSELYRRTRPLVARLVAGFGTLDPDEAEDVLQESYVRAFRGLPQLKSAGAFTPWLLTIARNRARTRLERRNLLQRMEDELADPTPETVPALPPTLQVERDIEVVRRLIAELPEGEEKKTVQLFYIEGQLSAREIAEQLGVGKSTVTMRLERFRGRIKRELLQRVLAGRWE; from the coding sequence GTGGGTGAGACGGACGATGTCACGGACGCGGTTCGGCGCGCGACGAGGGGGGAGTCGTCCGCCTTCAGCGAGCTATACCGTCGCACCCGCCCCTTGGTGGCCCGGCTGGTCGCGGGTTTCGGCACATTGGATCCCGACGAGGCGGAAGACGTCCTACAGGAGTCCTACGTACGGGCGTTCCGGGGGTTGCCCCAGCTGAAGTCAGCGGGAGCCTTCACCCCGTGGTTGTTGACCATCGCGCGCAACCGGGCGCGCACGCGGCTGGAGCGCCGCAACCTGCTCCAGCGGATGGAGGACGAACTGGCGGACCCGACACCGGAGACGGTGCCAGCCCTGCCGCCCACGCTCCAGGTGGAGAGGGACATCGAGGTGGTGCGGCGGCTCATCGCGGAGCTGCCCGAAGGCGAGGAGAAGAAGACCGTGCAGCTCTTCTACATCGAGGGTCAGCTCTCCGCGCGGGAGATCGCCGAACAGCTCGGCGTGGGCAAGAGCACGGTCACCATGCGGCTGGAGCGATTTCGCGGGCGCATCAAGCGCGAGCTCCTCCAGCGGGTGCTCGCCGGACGGTGGGAATGA
- a CDS encoding OsmC family peroxiredoxin: MGISKGSAQWNGGFKDGKGSMKPGHAAEVLFSVGTRFEGQQGSNPEELIGAALSGCFSMALSVGLEKAGLKPTRIQTNADVHLDKQGDGFAITTIDLVTEATIPGANDAQFQKIAEETKKGCPVSKALGGVNITLKAKLAT, from the coding sequence ATGGGTATCAGCAAGGGCAGTGCGCAGTGGAACGGCGGGTTCAAGGACGGCAAGGGCTCGATGAAGCCCGGTCACGCCGCGGAGGTCCTCTTCTCGGTCGGCACCCGCTTCGAGGGTCAGCAGGGCAGCAACCCGGAGGAGCTCATCGGCGCGGCACTCTCCGGGTGCTTCTCCATGGCCCTGTCGGTGGGGTTGGAGAAGGCGGGCCTGAAGCCCACGCGCATCCAGACGAACGCGGACGTGCACCTGGACAAGCAGGGTGACGGCTTCGCCATCACCACCATCGACCTCGTCACCGAGGCCACCATCCCCGGCGCCAATGACGCCCAGTTCCAGAAGATCGCCGAGGAGACCAAGAAGGGCTGCCCTGTCTCCAAGGCGCTCGGGGGCGTGAACATCACGCTGAAGGCGAAGCTCGCGACCTGA